AGCCCGCCAAGACTGCCCCAAGTACCCGGAGCGGGAGACAAAAATCCGCAGCCCCCCCAGGAAGACAGCCAGACGTAAGAGGCTTTTCGGTCCAGATTTTCGGGCACTTGATAGCGAACGTTCATGGGCGTCCTGATGAGTGAGGAGGGGAGGGGAGACTAACGCTGACCACGGCTTGCGCGGCAATACCTTCCTTGCGCCCGGTAAAGCCAAGTTTTTCGGTCGTCGTGGCCTTAACATTAATCCGGCTCGGCAAGACCCCGAGGATGTCGGCAATACGGGCTACGATTGATTCTCGGTGGGGGCCGATCTTGGGCGATTCGCAAATCAAAGTCAGATCGGCATTAAGAAGGTGTCCGCCCTTTTCCAGAAGCAAACGGTGGGCGTATTCAAGAAAAACGGCGCTGTCCGCCCCCTTCCATTTTGGATCGGACGGAGGGAAATGCGTCCCTATATCGGCCTCTCCAATCGCGCCCAGAAGGGCATCCGTAAGAGCATGAAGCCCCACATCCGCATCCGAATGACCCTCAAGCTTCCGGTCAAAAGGAATATCGACCCCGCACAGCCGTATGCTTTTTGGGCTGACATCGGCATCTGCAAAACGATGAACATCGTACCCGAACCCGGTCCTGACTTCTGCCGCTTCCTGTGTATTGAGAATCTGTTGCGCCATACTCAAATCATCCGGGGTAGTGATCTTAAAATTCCGCCGCGACCCCTCAACCAGTTTTACGGGAAGACCGAGGGCAGAGACAAGGGCCGTGTCATCTGTAGCGAAAACCTCAGGAGAAGCGCGTTCGTGTGCCTTTTTGATCACACCTATACGAAAGGCCTGCGGCGTCTGCAAGCTCCATAAGTGTTCACGGTTAGCGGGAGTTCCGCAGGTAGGGTCGTCGGCGGTACCCTGAGAATATAAAACCGTATCCGCAACCTGAAGGGCAAGCGTGGCGGCCTCCGCACCTTGCATCGCTTGAACAAGGGCGTAGACCATATCCGCCGTGACCAAAGGCCGCGCCGCATCATGTATCAAAACCAAGTCGTCTACAGAGGAATCAGGCAAATTGAGTAAGCCCTTATAAACACTAGATTTTCGATCCGCCCCACCGTAAACCGCAGGCGGCAGATCAAGCCCTTCAATGGTCTTTTCATAATATTCTTGATGGTCGGGATCGATGACCACGGTCAAGGATAACAGTCCAGGAAGCGCAAGAAAAACTTCAAGCGTGTGACGTAAAACAGGTTTCCCCGCCAAAAGGGCATATTGCTTGGGCAAGGCGCTGCCAAACCGGATCCCCTTGCCGGCAGCGACAACAATCACGTGGAAACTCTCAAACCGTTGCATAAGTGTGTTGTCTTGGCCTCAAAATTGTTGTAAAAATGCAA
The sequence above is drawn from the Alphaproteobacteria bacterium genome and encodes:
- a CDS encoding bifunctional 2-C-methyl-D-erythritol 4-phosphate cytidylyltransferase/2-C-methyl-D-erythritol 2,4-cyclodiphosphate synthase, giving the protein MQRFESFHVIVVAAGKGIRFGSALPKQYALLAGKPVLRHTLEVFLALPGLLSLTVVIDPDHQEYYEKTIEGLDLPPAVYGGADRKSSVYKGLLNLPDSSVDDLVLIHDAARPLVTADMVYALVQAMQGAEAATLALQVADTVLYSQGTADDPTCGTPANREHLWSLQTPQAFRIGVIKKAHERASPEVFATDDTALVSALGLPVKLVEGSRRNFKITTPDDLSMAQQILNTQEAAEVRTGFGYDVHRFADADVSPKSIRLCGVDIPFDRKLEGHSDADVGLHALTDALLGAIGEADIGTHFPPSDPKWKGADSAVFLEYAHRLLLEKGGHLLNADLTLICESPKIGPHRESIVARIADILGVLPSRINVKATTTEKLGFTGRKEGIAAQAVVSVSLPSPPHSSGRP